In Canis lupus dingo isolate Sandy chromosome 12, ASM325472v2, whole genome shotgun sequence, the following proteins share a genomic window:
- the DPPA5 gene encoding developmental pluripotency-associated 5 protein isoform X1, whose amino-acid sequence MGTLPGRKDIPPWVKVPADLKDPEVLQVQTQLLEAMFGPAGSRIPYIEQVSKVMLELKVLESSGLTEVLVYGSYLYKLRAKWMLQSMAEWHRQRRERGMLKLEDAMKALQLGPWMK is encoded by the exons ATGGGGACGCTGCCAGGACGGAAAGATATTCCACCATGGGTGAAAGTTCCGGCAGACTTGAAAGACCCCGAGGTGTTGCAGGTCCAGACGCAGCTCTTGGAAGCTATGTTTG GCCCAGCTGGATCTCGAATCCCGTACATCGAGCAAGTGAGCAAAGTCATGCTCGAGCTAAAGGTTCTGGAATCCTCGGGCCTCACCGAGGTCTTGGTTTATGGCTCTTACTTGTACAAGCTCAGGGCCAAGTGGATGCTCCAGTCCATGGCCGAGTGGCACCGCCAGCGACGGGAACGAG GGATGCTCAAACTTGAGGATGCCATGAAAGCCCTACAGCTAGGTCCTTGGATGAAGTGA
- the DPPA5 gene encoding developmental pluripotency-associated 5 protein isoform X3: MGTLPGRKDIPPWVKVPADLKDPEVLQVQTQLLEAMFGPAGSRIPYIEQVSKVMLELKVLESSGLTEVLVYGSYLYKLRAKWMLQSMAEWHRQRRERGAVFLRLVLLAWARSCDSLKLPSASAPFGQLAMNVCENVNCRSGT, translated from the exons ATGGGGACGCTGCCAGGACGGAAAGATATTCCACCATGGGTGAAAGTTCCGGCAGACTTGAAAGACCCCGAGGTGTTGCAGGTCCAGACGCAGCTCTTGGAAGCTATGTTTG GCCCAGCTGGATCTCGAATCCCGTACATCGAGCAAGTGAGCAAAGTCATGCTCGAGCTAAAGGTTCTGGAATCCTCGGGCCTCACCGAGGTCTTGGTTTATGGCTCTTACTTGTACAAGCTCAGGGCCAAGTGGATGCTCCAGTCCATGGCCGAGTGGCACCGCCAGCGACGGGAACGAG GTGCAGTCTTCCTGAGATTAGTACTTCTCGCTTGGGCCAGGAGTTGTGACTCCCTCAAATTACCCTCAGCTAGTGCCCCCTTCGGTCAGTTGGCAATGAATGTGTGTGAAAACGTAAACTGCAGATCTGGGACTTGA
- the DPPA5 gene encoding developmental pluripotency-associated 5 protein isoform X2: MGTLPGRKDIPPWVKVPADLKDPEVLQVQTQLLEAMFGPAGSRIPYIEQVSKVMLELKVLESSGLTEVLVYGSYLYKLRAKWMLQSMAEWHRQRREREFQVQNAKLRSPRNRP, encoded by the exons ATGGGGACGCTGCCAGGACGGAAAGATATTCCACCATGGGTGAAAGTTCCGGCAGACTTGAAAGACCCCGAGGTGTTGCAGGTCCAGACGCAGCTCTTGGAAGCTATGTTTG GCCCAGCTGGATCTCGAATCCCGTACATCGAGCAAGTGAGCAAAGTCATGCTCGAGCTAAAGGTTCTGGAATCCTCGGGCCTCACCGAGGTCTTGGTTTATGGCTCTTACTTGTACAAGCTCAGGGCCAAGTGGATGCTCCAGTCCATGGCCGAGTGGCACCGCCAGCGACGGGAACGAG AATTCCAGGTGCAGAATGCCAAGCTGAGAAGTCCCAGAAACCGACCTTGA